A genomic stretch from Desulfoplanes formicivorans includes:
- a CDS encoding DUF3857 domain-containing protein, whose product MKTRPMSMRHFLVLHVVCLVLWTFSQAFAGVEAPLVLIDRDQALAAAARVTPEAYPNADSVIVESHTWVKYQEDGTYVQRDETYQKVLTREGVDASRSLSSWFTIPYNTTRFDKVEVIRPDGSVVPVDIEANSRVMIDRSQMDANIYNPNDKILMLHVPDLQVGDVVHYSIEDVFAKVRVPGSFSDLILFESTSPILHKKYTLTGPASLPLARMAIRDKVGTTLTHTQERVGDEIVHVWEGRDIPQAFPEPDMPSFHTVAQRVLVSTIPHWEWISRWYWQLSKPHLDQVTPAMQKKVHELVDGVDDPMERIQAIFTWVSQEIRYLGLTLETTAPGYEPHPASMTFDRRAGVCRDKAALLVSMLRLAGFDAYPVLIMSGPQKDPEIPLPFFNHAVSCARLDNGHMVLMDSTDEHTRDLFPPYLNNCSYLVATPEGDSLRTSPIVPARENMLCIKTSGELHEDGGLNATTVLTFNGINDSAYRGFFARSPREKQRAYFENVLKKGYPGARLLAMKVSPDNIMDTSETLTVRLDFQMDRFLTGKQETHMLPSLFLGRHVGVARMLIDKMGLKKRRYPLFTQYACGVDERVRIHLGDTVGPLLSAPDPVTEQSRETDFTRLFTLQDGNLVARHLFTLNLPEYSPAQYLALQKSLARQEIYERSRCLFAAPKEESDMAAWYGSFNPDAVVLHHDVDVRVSNDHAWVRRDHVRTRILTYAGKKKNSEIRVDFTPAHEQVRLVNATVTGRDGTVKTIEPQEINLMDAPWVGEAPMYPAAKTLVAGLPGVEQGSVIDYTLERVVKQGDFFAMKEVMSGEYPVVHKTVRIQLPDTLKVRVFAADQGWGLARYWVREPRKIIEQSRHARDGRVTYTFTARHVAPVAQENDLPPAYAFQPVVALTSKTWPEVAANLGRLLEDAARQGQQAAVTARKLVAHAADDLEKIRLIRDFVSRNILLKGPGTDTYPMEATFGADRVVQAGYGCSADRATVFYAMLKAAGFEPSFVIAGNAPSVPALQEFMREYVARDWLDQVLVRVRVGEGTIYLNDTDEYAALGSTALQGRAGLELPSGRLTTIMAAKGRGDALDVDYVLDLKANGDALVTRTRVFRGTMYNTYHRMLAEMSPEMAARYRQEQTGTISLNGVMTRYEEDFASYPGKEVLAVQVPAMGIRQGKFLYVDLPGMIRDIAGVDGRTRTNPLLRDLDRKTTIGIRVELPQGTERILVLPARDLFLPIGRAGGIRVHTQVLPSRSGKLAHVPPQALEMEIQAVAVPTVIGPAEYAQVRKAEDILVGNARGSLVLEMQ is encoded by the coding sequence ATGAAAACAAGACCCATGTCCATGCGTCACTTTCTTGTTCTGCACGTTGTGTGTCTGGTTCTCTGGACCTTTTCCCAGGCTTTTGCCGGTGTTGAAGCCCCTTTGGTCCTCATTGATCGGGATCAGGCCCTGGCCGCGGCTGCCCGGGTTACACCCGAGGCTTACCCCAATGCCGACTCGGTCATTGTGGAAAGCCATACATGGGTCAAGTATCAGGAAGACGGAACCTATGTGCAGCGAGATGAAACCTATCAGAAAGTCCTGACTCGTGAGGGTGTTGACGCTTCCCGCTCTCTGTCCTCCTGGTTCACCATCCCCTACAATACCACCCGGTTCGACAAGGTCGAGGTCATCCGTCCCGACGGATCGGTTGTTCCCGTGGATATTGAGGCCAACTCCCGAGTGATGATCGATCGCAGCCAGATGGATGCCAACATCTACAACCCCAATGACAAGATACTTATGCTCCATGTGCCTGATCTCCAGGTGGGGGACGTGGTTCATTACTCCATTGAGGATGTTTTTGCCAAGGTGCGCGTGCCCGGAAGCTTCAGCGATCTCATTCTGTTTGAAAGTACCTCGCCCATCCTGCACAAAAAATATACGTTGACAGGCCCTGCTTCTCTGCCTCTGGCCCGCATGGCCATTCGGGACAAGGTGGGGACAACCCTGACCCATACACAGGAACGTGTGGGCGATGAGATTGTTCATGTCTGGGAAGGCCGGGATATTCCCCAGGCCTTTCCCGAGCCGGACATGCCGTCCTTTCATACGGTGGCTCAACGGGTCCTGGTGAGTACCATCCCCCATTGGGAATGGATTTCCCGTTGGTACTGGCAGCTGTCCAAACCCCATTTGGATCAGGTCACTCCGGCCATGCAGAAAAAGGTGCATGAGTTGGTGGACGGGGTGGATGACCCCATGGAACGCATCCAGGCGATTTTTACCTGGGTTTCCCAGGAAATCCGCTATCTCGGCCTGACACTGGAAACAACGGCACCAGGCTATGAACCCCATCCCGCGAGCATGACTTTTGATCGCCGGGCCGGGGTCTGCAGGGACAAGGCCGCGCTCCTGGTGTCCATGCTCCGTTTGGCCGGGTTTGATGCCTATCCTGTGCTCATCATGTCCGGGCCCCAAAAGGACCCTGAAATCCCCCTGCCTTTTTTCAACCATGCGGTCAGCTGTGCGCGTTTGGACAATGGGCACATGGTGCTCATGGATTCCACGGACGAACACACACGGGATCTTTTTCCTCCCTATCTGAACAATTGCAGTTATCTTGTGGCCACCCCCGAGGGTGATTCCCTGCGCACCAGTCCCATTGTCCCGGCAAGGGAGAACATGCTGTGCATCAAGACCTCCGGAGAACTGCACGAGGACGGCGGCCTCAATGCCACAACCGTACTGACGTTCAACGGGATCAACGACAGCGCCTACCGGGGATTTTTTGCCCGTTCCCCTCGGGAAAAACAGCGGGCCTATTTTGAAAACGTACTCAAGAAGGGATACCCCGGAGCCCGGTTGCTTGCCATGAAGGTATCGCCCGATAACATCATGGATACGTCCGAGACGTTGACCGTCCGTCTTGATTTTCAGATGGACCGCTTCCTGACCGGCAAGCAGGAAACCCACATGCTTCCCTCTCTCTTTTTGGGTCGTCATGTGGGCGTGGCCCGGATGCTCATCGACAAGATGGGTCTCAAAAAACGACGGTATCCCCTGTTCACCCAGTATGCCTGCGGGGTGGATGAACGTGTACGCATTCACCTCGGGGACACGGTGGGTCCCTTGCTCAGCGCTCCTGATCCCGTGACCGAGCAGTCCCGGGAGACCGACTTCACCCGGTTGTTCACCCTCCAGGACGGAAATCTTGTTGCCCGGCATCTGTTTACCCTGAATCTCCCTGAATATTCCCCTGCTCAGTATCTTGCCCTGCAAAAGAGCCTGGCCCGGCAGGAAATTTACGAACGAAGCAGATGCCTGTTTGCTGCCCCAAAAGAAGAGTCCGACATGGCGGCCTGGTATGGATCGTTCAATCCCGATGCCGTGGTGTTGCACCATGATGTGGATGTTCGGGTCAGCAATGACCATGCCTGGGTGCGCAGGGATCATGTGCGAACCAGAATTCTCACCTATGCGGGCAAGAAAAAGAACAGCGAGATCCGGGTGGACTTCACCCCGGCCCATGAACAGGTTCGCCTTGTCAATGCCACGGTTACGGGCAGGGATGGAACCGTCAAGACCATCGAACCCCAGGAGATCAATCTCATGGATGCTCCCTGGGTGGGAGAAGCGCCCATGTATCCTGCGGCCAAGACCCTGGTGGCTGGTCTGCCCGGGGTGGAACAGGGCTCGGTGATCGACTATACCCTGGAAAGGGTGGTCAAACAGGGTGATTTTTTTGCCATGAAAGAGGTCATGTCGGGCGAATATCCGGTTGTGCACAAAACAGTGCGGATTCAGCTGCCCGATACCTTGAAGGTGAGGGTTTTTGCTGCTGATCAGGGGTGGGGACTGGCCAGATATTGGGTCAGGGAACCCCGGAAGATCATCGAACAATCAAGGCATGCCCGGGATGGTCGGGTGACCTACACCTTTACGGCCCGCCACGTGGCTCCGGTGGCCCAGGAAAACGATCTGCCCCCGGCGTATGCATTTCAACCTGTTGTGGCCTTGACCTCAAAAACATGGCCTGAAGTGGCGGCAAACCTTGGCCGCCTGCTGGAAGATGCGGCTCGCCAGGGCCAACAGGCCGCTGTCACAGCCAGGAAGCTGGTTGCCCATGCGGCCGATGATCTGGAAAAAATCCGCTTGATCCGGGATTTTGTGTCCAGAAATATCCTTTTGAAGGGGCCGGGAACCGATACCTATCCCATGGAGGCGACCTTTGGGGCCGACAGGGTTGTGCAGGCGGGATATGGTTGCTCTGCCGACCGGGCCACTGTCTTCTATGCCATGCTCAAGGCCGCGGGGTTTGAGCCGTCTTTTGTCATTGCCGGCAATGCGCCTTCTGTACCGGCTTTGCAGGAATTCATGCGGGAATATGTTGCCCGTGACTGGCTGGACCAGGTCCTTGTGAGGGTCCGTGTGGGCGAGGGTACCATCTATCTGAATGACACGGATGAATATGCGGCCCTTGGCAGTACGGCCCTGCAGGGGCGAGCAGGTCTTGAACTGCCCAGTGGTCGCTTGACGACCATCATGGCTGCCAAAGGGAGGGGTGATGCTCTGGACGTGGACTATGTCCTTGATCTCAAGGCAAACGGGGATGCCCTTGTCACCCGAACCCGGGTTTTCCGGGGAACCATGTACAATACCTACCACAGAATGCTTGCCGAGATGTCTCCGGAAATGGCGGCCAGGTATCGGCAGGAGCAGACGGGAACCATCAGCCTGAACGGGGTGATGACCCGATACGAAGAGGATTTTGCCTCATATCCCGGCAAAGAAGTTCTGGCGGTTCAAGTGCCCGCCATGGGCATCCGTCAGGGAAAATTCTTGTATGTGGATCTTCCGGGCATGATCAGAGATATTGCCGGGGTTGATGGACGTACCCGGACCAATCCCCTGTTGCGGGATCTGGACCGGAAAACAACCATTGGCATTCGCGTCGAGTTGCCTCAGGGTACTGAAAGAATTCTTGTTTTGCCCGCCCGGGATCTTTTCCTGCCCATTGGCAGGGCCGGGGGAATTCGCGTGCATACCCAGGTATTGCCATCGCGGTCCGGGAAACTGGCCCATGTGCCTCCCCAGGCCCTGGAAATGGAGATTCAGGCCGTTGCCGTGCCCACGGTCATCGGCCCGGCAGAATATGCGCAGGTGCGCAAGGCCGAGGACATTCTGGTGGGCAATGCCAGGGGATCTCTGGTTCTGGAAATGCAGTAA
- a CDS encoding tRNA1(Val) (adenine(37)-N6)-methyltransferase, whose product MTISIEQARNLFPRGLVQPPQGFRFAVDALLASCFARIRKNDRVLDLGTGCGVIGLGLLLHHDLPSVQVVGLDRDPDMVGSARINVAAMGLGERMDIVQGDVREAPRFLRPEWADVVVCNPPYRVTGRGKTCPQDSRTHARFQVSATLDDFLAASACALKNRGRIYLVFLAEGLDVLLGTMRTCRLMPKRVMPVHGRQGAPARLVLVEGRKNGGPGMVLTNPLFLYETGENRNRITPEALGFCPFLACNTGL is encoded by the coding sequence ATGACTATTTCGATTGAGCAGGCAAGAAACCTTTTTCCCCGCGGCCTTGTGCAGCCCCCTCAGGGCTTCAGGTTTGCCGTGGACGCGCTTCTGGCAAGCTGCTTTGCCCGGATAAGGAAAAACGATCGGGTTCTGGATCTGGGAACCGGATGCGGGGTGATCGGGCTGGGACTTTTGCTGCACCATGATCTGCCTTCTGTGCAGGTTGTCGGCCTGGACAGGGACCCCGATATGGTTGGCTCGGCACGGATCAATGTGGCCGCCATGGGATTGGGGGAGCGCATGGATATTGTGCAGGGCGATGTTCGAGAGGCTCCCCGGTTTTTACGCCCTGAATGGGCTGATGTGGTCGTATGCAATCCTCCGTATCGGGTAACCGGAAGGGGCAAAACATGTCCTCAGGATTCACGCACCCACGCGCGGTTTCAGGTTTCTGCCACACTGGATGATTTTTTGGCTGCCTCTGCCTGCGCCCTCAAGAACCGCGGGCGGATCTATCTTGTGTTTTTGGCCGAGGGGCTGGATGTGCTGCTGGGGACCATGCGCACATGCAGGCTCATGCCCAAACGGGTGATGCCGGTTCACGGCCGGCAGGGGGCTCCGGCTCGTCTTGTGCTGGTGGAAGGGCGCAAGAACGGAGGGCCGGGAATGGTTCTGACAAATCCCCTGTTCTTGTATGAAACAGGGGAGAACCGGAATCGGATTACCCCGGAAGCCCTTGGGTTTTGTCCCTTTCTGGCCTGCAATACAGGTTTGTGA